From the genome of Holophagales bacterium:
GACCTCGAGGCTCGCCGCGGCTTCCGGCGTGTCCCGTCCCCAGATGTCCCCCAGGAGGACCTCGCGAGGCACGACGACGCCGCGGGCCCGCACGAGCCTCACGAGAAGGTCCAGCTCGCGCCGCGTCAGAGGGATCTCCTCCGCTCCCCTGTAGGCTCGGCGACGGCGCAGGTCGATGCGGATGCCGGCGTGCTCGAGGACGGATTCCGCGACACCCGGCCGGACCCGCCGGAGGAGGGCGCGGACCCGCGCCTTGAGCTCGGCAAGGGCGAACGGCTTGCCGAGGTAGTCGTCGGCGCCCGCCTCCAGCCCCTCGACCCGCGAGCCGACGTCGGAACGCGCCGTGAGCATCAGGATCGGGACGTCGAGGCCCTGGCGGCGGATCTCTCCGCAGAGCTCGAAACCGGAGGCGCCCGGAAGGCCGACGTCGAGGATGACGACGTCGACCTCGGGCTCGACGAGTAGCGAGCGGGCGCTGTCGGCCCGTCCTGCGGATCGGACCTCGAGTCCCTCCTCCTCCAGCGCGCGGACGACGAACCTCCTCGTCTCCGCGTCGTCCTCGACGACGACGGCCCGGCGGCGTCGCTCCGTCACGCTCGGTCCTCCCCCTCGCCTGCCGCCGCCGCGGTCTTCGCAGCGACGAGCACGGCAGACGGGACGGGCGCGGTCGCAAGGAGTACCGCGATCTGGTCGACGGCGTGTTGAGGGAGCATTCCGGGATCGTACAGGCCGCACGGATCGTCGTATAACGCCGACGGATGCGCCTTCTCTCGTTCGTTCGGGCGGACCTCGGCCTCTCGCCGGCCCGTAGAGCCGGCCTCGTGCTGGTGATGGCCGTGCTGGCGGTCCAGGCCTCGAGGAACGTCGAGGGGAACCCTTCCGGGGCCTGGGACGCTTTCAGAGAGGTCCTCTCGACGTCCGCGCTCGAGTCGGACCGCCGCCTCGCCCCGATCAGAGGCCGGCTGCCCGCCCGCGGCGTGGTCCAGCTGGAGTGGAATCCAGGCGACGACGTGCAGCTCGGCTACCTCTCTCAGTTCGCGCTCGCTCCGCTCGTCCTGACGACCGAGCCCGTCCCGGGCCGCCTTCTCCTGGAGGACCCGATGATCCGCGCCGTCCCGGCAGACGCCGCCGCCAGGGGCCTTCGGCTCCTCCACCGGACGAACGACGGGATCGGCCTCTGGCTCCTGGAGGCTCCCTGATCCCTGTCGGTGCGGCCGGTATCGCCCTTCTGCCGACGATCCTGACCGCGTTCGTCCTGCGGCCGTTCCTCGCCGGCCGGATCGAGCGGCTGGCGATCGCGATTCCCCTCGGAACCGGCGCCTGGGCTCTCGTCCACGTGCTGGGCCTTCTGGCCGGAGGAAGCCCCGCCGTACTCATCGTCTCCGAGCTCGCACTGGGGGCCACCTGCCTCGTCGTCTCGGCCCGGGCGAAGGTCGTCCCCCTGCTTCCGGACTCCCGCGATCCGATCCTCGCGACCGCGACGGGGGCCACCGGCCTCGTCTTCGCCCTCTCCGTCGCTCTCCTCGGGTTCTCGCGTCACGCCGTTCCATTCGGCGGCTGGGATTCCTGGTCGATCTGGACCCTCCACGCCCGGTTCCTCCACCGGGGACGGACGGGGGCGTGGGTCGACATGTTCTCGCCGTTGATCGGCTGGAGCCATCCCGACTACCCCCTCCTCGTTCCCGCGACGATCGCCCGCACGTGGTCGATCACGGGCAGCGAGGGAGCGTTCGTGCCGTGGTTCGTCGCACTCGTCTCGACGCTCGGTCTGCCGCTCCTCGTCTTCGGCGTCCTCCGGCGAATCCGGGGCCCCCTCGTGGGGGCGATCGGGGCTCTCGCGATCGTCGCGTCGCCCCGAATCGTCCGGATCGGGGCAGAACAGTACGCGGACGTCCCCCTCGCGGGGGCCTTCGCGGCGACGATCGCGTTCCTGACTCTCGCAGGGGGTGCCGGGAGCCGCCGGACGGCGCTGCTCGTCCTCGCCGGGGTGACGGCGAGCGTCGCCGCCTGGACGAAGAACGAAGGCGCTCCCTTTGCGATCGCCGCGATCGCCCTGTCGCCCTTCCTCGGCACGGGGTCGGCGCCCGCCTCCCGGTTCCGCGACGCTGCCGCCGTCCTCGCTGGCGCCCTCCCGGGCCTGGTGGCGCTCGGGCTTTACCGGGCCTTCCTCGCCCCTGCCGAGACGGTCTTCGGCGGCGCGTTCGCCGGCCTCGCCCGCAAGTGCCTCGACGCGGAACGCCACCGCTTCGTTCTCGCGGCCGCCCGCGCGGAGATCCTCGAGCACTACGCCCTCGTCCTCGGCCTGCTCGCGCTGGCCGTTCTGCTGCTCGGTCCGGCCACCCGCCCGGAACGGAACGCCGCCTTTCCGGGTCTCGGGCTCGTCGCGATCCAGGCCGCCGTCTACTACGCCGTCTATATCGTCACCCCGCTCGACCAGCAGTGGCACACCTCGAACTCCATCCACAGGCTCTTCGTGCAGCTGGCCCCGTCCGGAATCCTCGGACTGCTGCTGCTCGCGGCGGAGCCCGGCCGCGGGCACCCCCCTCCCCGCGCCGGCGCGCCAGCCTGACGCTGCGGCCGGAGGGGCCGTGTCGTATAACCGCCACCGATGAAGCTCGTCACGTTCGCCCGCCCGGGGGGGGATCCCGCCGGCCTTCCCGGCCTCATGCTCCCCGGGGCGGGGCTCATCGACCTCGGCCGGGCCTCCGAGACCTTTCGCGGCCTCTCCGTTCTCGACATCGTCCGGCGAAACGAGGAGCTCCTCCCGGAGGCGCTCTTCCTCTCGACCGGGGAGGCGTCGCTCCCGAGCGGCAGCCTCCTCCGGGAGGACGAGGTCCGCCTCCTCGCGCCGCTGCCGCGGCCCGTCTCGGTGCGCGACGGCTACGCCTTCCGGCAGCACGTCGAGACGGCCCGCCGGAACCGCAGCCTCCCGATGATCCCGGAGTTCGACGAGTTTCCCGTCTTCTACTTCACGAACGCCCTCGCCGTCATCGGGCCGGGCGAGCTGCGCGTCGGGCGGCGCCGCCTGGAGAAGCTCGACTTCGAGCTGGAGTGCTTCGTCGTGATCGGCAAACGCGTCACGAACCCGACCCTCGAGGAAGCGGACGCTGCGATCCTCGGGTACGGCGTCATGAACGACCTCTCGGCGCGCACCCTCCAGATGGAGGAGATGAAGCTGAACCTCGGGCCGGCCAAGGGGAAGGACTTCGCGACCGCGATCGGCCCCTGGCTCGTCACGAAGGACGAGCTCGCGAGCCGGATCTCGCCCTCGCCGAGGGGCAACGTCCTCCACGCCCGGATGACGGCGCACGTCAACGGCGTCCAGGTCTCCGACGGAAACGTCGCCCAGATGAGCTGGACCTTCGCCCAGATCGTTCAGCGCGCCGCCGACGGCGTGACGCTCGAGCCGGGAGAAGTGATCGGCTCGGGGACGGTCGGCACCGGCTGCTTCCTCGAGCTGAACGGCTCGGGAATCACGAAGGACCAGTGGCTGCGCCCCGGCGACGTCGTGAGCCTCGCGATCGACGGCCTCGGGACGCTGGCGAACACGATCGTCGAGGACCCCGCGAGATGAAGGACGACCTCTTCGCGCTCCAGGACTACAACCTCTGGGCGAACCGGCTCCTCCTCGAGTCGCTCGCGCCCCTGACGCACGAGGAGTACGTCCGCGAGATGGGTGGCGGCTGGCCCTCGATCCGTGCCTCGCTCGTCCACCTCGCGGGCGCGACCCGCGCGTGGGCGGAGCGGTTCGAGGGGCGGGACGCGACGGTCCTCCCGGCCGTCGACGAGGTCGCGACCCTCGTCGACGCCGCACGGATGCTGAACGACGCGGACGCGCGGATCTCGGCGTTCCTCGCGACGCTGACCCCGGAGCGTCTCCTGGCGCCGCTCGCGTGGAGGAACCTGAAGAGGGAAGAGAAGGCGGCCCCCCTCTGGGCCGTCCTCCGTCACACCGTGAACCACGCCTCCTACCACCGCGGCCAGATCGCCGCGATGCTCAAGCGGCTGGGCGGAAGACCGCTCGCCACCGACCTCGTCCGGTGGGCGATCGAGCGCCACGAGACCGGCGCCTTCGAGGACTGAGCGCGTGATCGAGTCCTCCTTCGACCGCCTCGTGAGGCGCGGGATGATCCTCGCGATCGGGAATCTCCTCACGCCGGTCTACTTCCGCTGGCTGAACTCCGTGAAGGCCGAAGGGGTCGACGTCCTGAAGGCGCTCCCCCGCAGGAACGTCATCTTCCTGTCGAATCACCAGACCTACTTCACCGAGGCGATCGCTTTCTACGACCTCTTCTACATCGTCCACGACATGCCCTACGAGGACCCGCACCTGCGGTTCTCGGCGGCGACCGAGACGATGAAGAAGAACCTCCTGACGCAGATCCTGACCTACGCGGGCGGGGTCACGTTCCGGAGGTCCTTCCGCGAGGCGGGCAAGGAGGTCAACCGGCCGGTCGACCTCGAAGGAATCGGCAAGATCGAGGAGGCGATCGCCACGGGCTGGCTCCTCCACTTCCCCACGGGGACGACGCAGCACCACGCGCCGATCCGTCCCGGGATCGCACAGCTCCTCCACCGCACGAAGCCGATCGCCGTCCCCGTGCGCGTCGACGGCTTCCGCGACCTGCTCCTCCACAAGCAGTTCCCCGGCCGGACCGGAAAGAGCCCGACGATCCGCTTCTTCCCGCCGATGGACCTCGACGCGTTCTATGCCGCGCCGTTCGACAAGGAGACGGGCCGGAAGGTCATCGCGGAACTCGGGACGCTCATCCTGGACCCGGCGTAGGGACGCGCCCGTCCGCGGCGGCTCGGAGCCCGGGCGTCAGCCCTTCTCCGCCGGTTTCGACTTCAGCGACCGTGCCACGAGGCCGATGCCGCCCGCGAGGAGTCCGAGCATCATCAGCGTGTTGTAGAGGCTCGTCGGCCGGAACCAGATCTGGAGGTTCGCGATGATCCCCGCCACGATCATGAGCGCCCCGGCCCCGGTGAGAAGCCAGCCCGCCACCGACTTCCCGTCGAAGAAGAGAACGCCGATGCCGACGAGGAGCGGGATCAGCGTGAGGCCGAACGTGTTCGGCCCGAACCAGTCCCAGAAGCCGCTGTGGACCTGCACCTGCTGGAGGAGGAGGTAGCCCCCGACGACCATCATCGCGAGGCCGCCGAGGAAGAGCCCGACGCCGCCCGGCGTCCCGCCTGCACCTTTGATCTCCATGGCGAAAGTGTACGCCCCGGGGTGCCCGGTCAGCCGACCGCCCGGAGCCTCTCCACGACCGCCTCGACGTCGTAGTCGGGTGTCGAGGCGCCGGCCGTCACGCCCACCTTCCGCATCCCGGCGAAAGCCGCAGGGTCGAGATCCGCGGCCGTCCCGACGAAGATCGTCGGCTTGCTCTCTCCCGCGATCTTCACGAGCTCCTTCGTGTTCTTCGAGTGCTGCCCGCCGATGACGACGATGGCGTCGATCGAGGGGTCGGCGCAGAGGACGCGCAGGGCGTCCTGGTTCTCCTTCGTCGCGTAGCAGATCGTGTCGGCGATCCTCAGGTCGGGGACGCGGCGTCGCAGGTCCGAGACGTGCTCGGAGAATCGTTCGGCGCTGAGGGTCGTCTGGAAGACGATCTTGACCTTCGGGTGCGCCTCCCACGGGAACGCCTTCACCTCCTCGATGTCGTAGAAGATTCCGTACCGCTGCGGATCGAGGTCCTTCGTGTACCCGATGACCTCGCGGTGCCCCTTCTGCCCGAGGACCGCGATGAAGCACCCGTCGTCGAGCGAACGGGAGATCTCCCGGTGGATGTCGGTCACGAACTTGCACGTCGTGTCGATGGCCGCGAGCCCGAGCGAGGCCGCCTCGGCCCGGACCGACGGCGCGACGCCGTGGGCGGAGAAGACGATCCGCCCCGCGTGCTCCCGCGCCTCCTCGAGCCGGTGAACCGTGGGGAAGCCGAGCGTGGCCATCTCCCGCTCGACGCTCTCGTTGTGGACGACCTGGCCCAGGATCGCGCCCGTCTGTCCCTTCGCCGCAGCGATCCGGACGAGCTTGTCGGCGACCCTGACCCCGGCGCAGAACCCGTACTTCTCGGCGAGGACGACGTCCACGGCTACCTCCCCCCGCCCCCGGACCGCTCGGGAAGGTCCAGCAGGACGATCTCGGGAGGGACGGTCTTCACGAACCGGTCCCTCTTGATCATCTCGAAGCCCTTCCCCCCGCGCCCGACGACGTCGTACCGGCGGGTGACGGTGTACGTCGTTCCCTTCGAGTTCTCGAGCGTCAGCACGGCGCGCTTCTCGTCCTTCCCGAAGAGTGTCGCGCCGACGACCCGGTCGTCCTCGGCGAGACGGATGCCGATGACGCCCTTCCCCGGACCCGCGAGGACGGGAACATCGTCCGCGTCGAAGAGGATCGCCCTTCCCTTCTCGGACGCCAGCGCCACGACCGCGCCCCCTTCGCAGACCTCGACGGCCGCGACCTCGTCGCCGTCCGCGGGCTTGGCGAAGCGGCGACCCGAGCGCGTCGTCGCCTCCCTGAGCGGATCGGCCGAGAAGCGCAGGACCATGCCCTGGCGGGTCGCCGCGAGGAGGACGACGTCCTTCTCCGGCGTCACGCGCGGGTCGAGAGAGAGGGTCGCGACGACCCGTTCGCCGTCGGCGAACTTGAAGAGCTTCTGCACGGGCTCGCCGTAGCCCGTCGAGGCCGGGACGTCGTTCATCCGGAGGACGTAGGCCGATCCCCGGTTGCTGAAGAGGACGACGAGCTCGCGCGTCCCGCCCTGCAGGACGGCCAGGACGTCGTCCCCCTCCCGCAGCCGCGTCTGCTTCGGGTCCTTCAGCTGCCCGAGGCGCTTGAGCCACCCGTCGACGGTGACGACGGCGAAGGCGTCCTCGTCGGGAATGAACGCCTCGGCGTCGTACTCCGGCTCCTCGACCGCGGCGGAAACGCGCGTCTTCCGCTTCTCGCCCGAGAGGACGCCGCGCAGCTCGACGAGCTCGCGCTGGACGACCCCCCAGAGCTTCCCCGGCGACTTCAGGATCGCCTCGATCCGCGCGGCCTCGGCCCGCTTCTCGGCCAGCTCCTTTCGAATCGACTCGATCTCCAGGCGCGCGAGCTTGTAGAGCTTCGTCTCGAGGACGGCGTCGGCCTGCTCGTCGTCGAGGTCGAAGCGCTTCACGAGCTTTCCGGCGGCGTCGGCCTTGCCGTCGCTCTTTCGGATGATCCGGATCGCCTCGTCGAGCTCGTCGAAGATCTTCTCGAACCCCTCGAGGAGGTGGATGCGGCGGAGCAGCTCCTCGAGCTCGTACTCGAAGCGGCGCTTCACCGTCGCGAAGCGGAAGTCGAGGAAGTGCCTGAGGATCGCCGAGAGCGAGAGGCGGGCCGGCTCGGCGACCTCGGGGTTGGCCGTCGGGACGAGCGCCGTCAGGTTCACCGGCACGGTCGTCTGGAGCGGCGTGTGCCTGTAGAGGTAGCTCATCACGAGCGCCGGGTCGGCGTCACGCTTGAGCTCGAGGACGACCCGGACGTCGTCGGTCGACTCGTCCCGCACGTCGACGAGGGCCGGGAGCTTCCGCGCGATGATCACCTCGGCGATCTTCTCGACGAGCGAGGCCTTCGCGACGCCGTACGG
Proteins encoded in this window:
- a CDS encoding response regulator transcription factor, whose product is MTERRRRAVVVEDDAETRRFVVRALEEEGLEVRSAGRADSARSLLVEPEVDVVILDVGLPGASGFELCGEIRRQGLDVPILMLTARSDVGSRVEGLEAGADDYLGKPFALAELKARVRALLRRVRPGVAESVLEHAGIRIDLRRRRAYRGAEEIPLTRRELDLLVRLVRARGVVVPREVLLGDIWGRDTPEAAASLEVIVSRLRRKVPGPGGSSLVRNVRGIGYALDEDGT
- a CDS encoding glycosyltransferase family 39 protein, which encodes MLGLLAGGSPAVLIVSELALGATCLVVSARAKVVPLLPDSRDPILATATGATGLVFALSVALLGFSRHAVPFGGWDSWSIWTLHARFLHRGRTGAWVDMFSPLIGWSHPDYPLLVPATIARTWSITGSEGAFVPWFVALVSTLGLPLLVFGVLRRIRGPLVGAIGALAIVASPRIVRIGAEQYADVPLAGAFAATIAFLTLAGGAGSRRTALLVLAGVTASVAAWTKNEGAPFAIAAIALSPFLGTGSAPASRFRDAAAVLAGALPGLVALGLYRAFLAPAETVFGGAFAGLARKCLDAERHRFVLAAARAEILEHYALVLGLLALAVLLLGPATRPERNAAFPGLGLVAIQAAVYYAVYIVTPLDQQWHTSNSIHRLFVQLAPSGILGLLLLAAEPGRGHPPPRAGAPA
- a CDS encoding fumarylacetoacetate hydrolase family protein, which gives rise to MLPGAGLIDLGRASETFRGLSVLDIVRRNEELLPEALFLSTGEASLPSGSLLREDEVRLLAPLPRPVSVRDGYAFRQHVETARRNRSLPMIPEFDEFPVFYFTNALAVIGPGELRVGRRRLEKLDFELECFVVIGKRVTNPTLEEADAAILGYGVMNDLSARTLQMEEMKLNLGPAKGKDFATAIGPWLVTKDELASRISPSPRGNVLHARMTAHVNGVQVSDGNVAQMSWTFAQIVQRAADGVTLEPGEVIGSGTVGTGCFLELNGSGITKDQWLRPGDVVSLAIDGLGTLANTIVEDPAR
- a CDS encoding DinB family protein, whose product is MKDDLFALQDYNLWANRLLLESLAPLTHEEYVREMGGGWPSIRASLVHLAGATRAWAERFEGRDATVLPAVDEVATLVDAARMLNDADARISAFLATLTPERLLAPLAWRNLKREEKAAPLWAVLRHTVNHASYHRGQIAAMLKRLGGRPLATDLVRWAIERHETGAFED
- a CDS encoding 1-acyl-sn-glycerol-3-phosphate acyltransferase, with protein sequence MIESSFDRLVRRGMILAIGNLLTPVYFRWLNSVKAEGVDVLKALPRRNVIFLSNHQTYFTEAIAFYDLFYIVHDMPYEDPHLRFSAATETMKKNLLTQILTYAGGVTFRRSFREAGKEVNRPVDLEGIGKIEEAIATGWLLHFPTGTTQHHAPIRPGIAQLLHRTKPIAVPVRVDGFRDLLLHKQFPGRTGKSPTIRFFPPMDLDAFYAAPFDKETGRKVIAELGTLILDPA
- the ispH gene encoding 4-hydroxy-3-methylbut-2-enyl diphosphate reductase: MDVVLAEKYGFCAGVRVADKLVRIAAAKGQTGAILGQVVHNESVEREMATLGFPTVHRLEEAREHAGRIVFSAHGVAPSVRAEAASLGLAAIDTTCKFVTDIHREISRSLDDGCFIAVLGQKGHREVIGYTKDLDPQRYGIFYDIEEVKAFPWEAHPKVKIVFQTTLSAERFSEHVSDLRRRVPDLRIADTICYATKENQDALRVLCADPSIDAIVVIGGQHSKNTKELVKIAGESKPTIFVGTAADLDPAAFAGMRKVGVTAGASTPDYDVEAVVERLRAVG
- a CDS encoding DNA topoisomerase 4 subunit A encodes the protein MTRKRSESADQPALAFDAEIPLPEEARRRYLNYALSVITARALPDVRDGLKPVQRRILFAMFQNLHLTPDAKFKKSATVVGDVIGKYHPHGDVAIYDAMVRMAQPFTLRAPLVEGHGNFGSLDGDSAAAYRYTEARLRPLAVELLSEIRKRTVDWKPNYDGVHFEPIVLPARFPNLLVNGASGIAVGMATSIPPHNPVEILDAAIAAIDDPAADPLRFVKGPDFPTGGQLLSTKKELREIYESGQGTLKLRAEYEIEERGRGVQAIVVTSVPYGVAKASLVEKIAEVIIARKLPALVDVRDESTDDVRVVLELKRDADPALVMSYLYRHTPLQTTVPVNLTALVPTANPEVAEPARLSLSAILRHFLDFRFATVKRRFEYELEELLRRIHLLEGFEKIFDELDEAIRIIRKSDGKADAAGKLVKRFDLDDEQADAVLETKLYKLARLEIESIRKELAEKRAEAARIEAILKSPGKLWGVVQRELVELRGVLSGEKRKTRVSAAVEEPEYDAEAFIPDEDAFAVVTVDGWLKRLGQLKDPKQTRLREGDDVLAVLQGGTRELVVLFSNRGSAYVLRMNDVPASTGYGEPVQKLFKFADGERVVATLSLDPRVTPEKDVVLLAATRQGMVLRFSADPLREATTRSGRRFAKPADGDEVAAVEVCEGGAVVALASEKGRAILFDADDVPVLAGPGKGVIGIRLAEDDRVVGATLFGKDEKRAVLTLENSKGTTYTVTRRYDVVGRGGKGFEMIKRDRFVKTVPPEIVLLDLPERSGGGGR